CCTTAACAGCAATGCTATTttcatgaaaagcagaaaatttatCCCAAACTTCACTGCAATCCGTAGTGATTGCTACGAATGAGATGGTGGGggcaaaagacagaaaaccaaaGCAGCCTAAAGGACAGGAGAGAAGCAGCTTGCCCACCACAATTAAAGAAGCGAAAAAGAGAGACAAAGCTGCCACAGCTCTGATGTGAACTCGTAGCTTGATTTCCTTATTCTCATAGCAACGCTCCTGAAACATGACTCGTTTCCTGTGACCAACGCCACGCTCAATTAGCACGGCTAAGATAAGTCCAGCCCACGAGCCCTCCAAGAAAAAGGCTGCTGGTGAAACGAAAACTACCTCGTAGAGCCGAAACACTCCACTCTTAAAGCTGGAAGATCAGAAGCTGCAAATCATGACAAGCAGATTTGCTGCTTGTGTGCTGGCTTTTCTACACTTCTGTCGTTCCTCTGACTCCTATGAACCACCGACGTTGCCTGATGCTGGAGATCCAAAGTTTATTGAGGAATGTGTGCAAACCCATAACAGATTCCGGTCTGGAGTGAATCCACCAGCCAGCAACATGCTCTACATGGTAAGAGGATCTTCCCGACTTACGTGCAAGTGTGTAGCACTGTGATGTTGTTTAGGATTCTCAAAGATTGTTTTTCTgatcaaatgcaaaagaaaaagaaaaaaagaaaaaacaccccagcTTCTGGGATCGTAGGAGCTActtctttttaaagcagagaaaaaggctGTGATTTTCAGATGGTTTTATACAGTCAGGTACGTGGATAGTTTTGGCTGGCTTAATTTCCTCATTTGAAACCCACGATTTCAACCCTCAGCCTAATGCTGTCGTTTTGCGCTGCGCAAAGCCTCCTCATTCCACGGCACCGCAGCTCAACATGCCGGGCCGTGATCGTTATGCAGACCTAAGCACAACCTCTCGTACTTGAGTCATCGAGGGCAGAGACCGTTGCCAAACGAGAGCTTTCTCTACGCTTTCTTGGCGAGGCTCTCTCAGCCTGAGCCAACAGAGCGGCCGGTCcttggtgctggggctgcaggggaagccAAAAAAAGCAACAAGTGCAGCGGGAGCGAGCGCTGGAAGCATCAGGTCCCGCGCTGCTCTGTCCCCCTGCCTTCTCCCTGGCCACATCACGGGGAAGTATCTGCAGCCACCGTGCAAAAGATAGGCTTTCGTGATTCAAAATACACCCAAAAGTGCCCACCTCTCATTTCAAATGGCTCGTGGCGCTTGTTTCCCTGCTGGGTGGCACATGGACAAAAAAGCAACGGGGGAAGCCGTAAATGCGTGCCCAAAGCTGGGCTTACGGCTGAGAAGCCCATCTCCGATTTGTGACACGTTCCATTCCGGTAGCTTGGGAGCTCGCTCTTGCAACATCCACCACCTTTTGCACTTTGCGTGGGTAATATTTGGGATATTGTGTTTCTTCTCGGGATAATCTCCACAGATCTCTCAGATGGGCCATAGCAATTGTCCTAATTCTGCTCTCTTTCCTTTTGCGCCTCTTTCTTACTGTCTTGCATGGTCACCACCAGAAGAGGAAATAACCATGTCTGTCATTAGCAACATCCAACCAAAGttctccccaccaaaaaaagctcattttccaTATCTGGTTGtcagacattaaaaaagaagtgCCTATTAGTGAAGGGGAAGTGAGCAGTGAGCAAGCTCGAGTTGCAAGCCTGACAGGACACAGTTCAGTTTCTCTTCTAGATGtatcttttatttcagctttcttcagCCAGGAGTCCTGCACTTCCAGTACATATCACTCCAGGCTCTGTTTTCTAGATTGCTTTACTGGCCCTTCATCAACAAAATCTGGCTACGATGTCTTAAAAGAGCAGTATTCATCTTTTTAAATTATgcctaatttttccttttgaaaaattaaagaactGAAACTCGAAAAAAATggcttaagaaacaaaaaaacccaaataaagattatatacaaataaaacaagaacataGTAAGTTTCTTCTAAAACACTGCAAAACCCCTACTCTTAAGTAAGACCTCTCCCAGGAATAATTTAATGTGGAGAAAGCAGTACAATACATGATAAAATCTATTATGAAACTAAAAGCACTGGAATGGAAAGCAgcatatttcttaatttttgaaTGGTCTTTAGTActtcagagatgaggaaaagaagaTGACTTATTTCACAGGGAACTTCTGCTTGCTGTAGATAACTGTCCACCTAGATATGTAAAAATGAAGACTATGAACTCAGGGCTTTTCCACCTTttggaaaaacagtttttaaaagaaaatacaagacagAAACTCCTTTAACTGCAAGTAACAAAGCCCACAACCATCTATATTTGTAATACATTTATTATAAAATGAGAATGCTGATCTAACATTTTTTTTACCTGACAAACGTGACCCCTTTCCCATTCACCCAAAGCCTTGCTTAGGTCTGTTCCACGGCtcttcaaaaccagcagaaagaGTCTCACCATCAGGGCTTCACAACAGTCTCCTTTGACTTACTGCTGCTTTGCATCACTTTTCACTTATTATATGTTCAGTTTTTCCTCCCTAAATCAGCAAGCAACTCATCTGAGTTATAAAACCAAAACGGAGAAAGagttcatgggaaaaaaaaatcgtAGTTACTATTTTCTCAAACAGCAATGATATCTATATGCAAACCCCCCGTCCTGTGCGGTTTTACCCATGCAGTTTAGTCCAATGTTTTGCATAAATGCAGTTTCGTAAGCAAATAAGGAGTAGAACTATACTTAAACTAAAGATCATTCTGAACAATCAGTTTCTGCACATTGCTTTTTCAACTATCAGCCAGTTTAAGCATtcacacaaacaaaggaaaataaatttaaatgtattaatttacttttaaacttATTATTACATACACCTTTATGGCACTTTAAACTTACTATTAATACTATTATAGAATGAAGGAGAAAAGAGATGTGCAGACTCTTAAAAAGCAGAATGTGAAAAACAAGACCGTGAAGCGCTAAGGTGCAACCACCACTGTCACACATCTTTGTACTGGGTCTGcgtggcaagggtttggtagcgggggggctacaggggtggctgctgtgagaagctgctggaagcttcccccgtgtccgacagagcccatgccagccggctccaagacggacccgccaccggccaaggtcaagcccatcagtgatggtggtagtgcctctgggagagtgtatttaagaagggaaaaaagttgctgtgcaacagcagctggagaagagagaagtgagaagatgtgagagccccagccctgcagacccccaggtcagtgcagaaggaggggaggagatgctccaggcgccggagcagagattcccctgcagcccgtggggatgaagaccacggtgaggcaggctgtccccctgcagcccagggagggccatgggggagcagatctccacctgcagcccggggaggaccccacgccagagccgggggatgcccgaaggaggctgggaccccatggagAGCCTgtcctggagcaggctcctggcaggacctgtggtcccatggagagaggagcccacgctggagcaggtttgctggcaggacttgtgatcccccacgctggagcagtctgtgcctgaaggactgcagtccagggaagggacccacgctggggcagttcgtgaagaactgcagcccacgggaaggactcacattggagaagttcgtggaggactgtctcccgtgggagggaccccacgctggagctggggaagagtgaggagtcctccccctgaggaggaaggagcggcagagacaaggggtgaggaactgaccccaacccccattccccgtccccctgcgctgctggggggggagagggagagaaatcaggagtgaagctgtgcccaggaagaagggaggggtgaggggaaggtgctttaagatgtaatttttatttctcattaccctactgtggtttgattggtagtaaattaaaataatttccccaagtcgagtctgttttgcccgtgatggtaactggtgagtgatctctccctgtccttatctcgacccacgagcctttaatcatactttctctcccctgtccagctgaggagggaagtgacagAGCAACTTGGGTGGGCACCTggggcatccagccagggtcaacccaccacagtgggaAAATACACCCTCTCCCAAACTTTAGCCATAGGAAGAAATGGAAGACATaagttacaaaatattttcaaatctcTGTAGATGTATTTTGGTATGATATTGCAGTGTTTCATTACTTCCTGGTAGCATAAACAATACACCAATTGTTTCAGACTTATCTATGGTACAAAAAGTTATATTATGTAAAACATAGCCATAAAATCTAACAACCACCTTTTCCTTAGTTACTGTTACTGATCTATTCAAAACAATTCTCTAGTGATTCTACTGTTTGCAGAAGCAACTGAGATATTCTAATCCATACAGgaaaggacaaattaaaaaaagtttatttttaaaaaaaatccaacccaaaatAGTTCAGCAGTGCTGGACAACTTCCTCTACATGACATGAAGTGTAACCAGGACTACAGGCATACACTCGTGGTACTGCATTTTCCAGGAGGTACAATACTGTATTTGCTCAATCAAGTTGTGTGCACAAGAAAACCCAGTAAAACCAGACACCGCCTCCAGTGCAAACAAAAGACATTTATAAAACTCAATTCCTTAAATAACCACTTTCTATAGGACTTAACAGCAAGTGAACGAGTGATTCCACAAATACGAATTCAGCACTAACATCTGAAACCACCAAACACAAAGATGCAAACCAAGGGGTTGACTTTAAACTGTCCCCAAAATCCCAACGTGTCTGTGAACTGACCTGCAAGCAGCAGCCTTAATGCGTGAGGCTGCAGGAGACTCCAGTCCGATTGGTACCGTAAGATACCCCCCAATCTCCAGATTTCCTGTAATTCACTGTTGAAATTATATTAACATTGTCTCATGACTGGCACAGCCTCGAAACGCACGTTGTGCCCCAAGCGCTGTGTTTGACTGATGTACAGCTCTTTGTGTCCAACAAACCGGTCAGCCAGGATcacccaccaccccaaaaacTCCCTCAAGTTTAATGAGTCACCAAGTTCAAATCAGAAATGAACCTACAAGCCAACTTAACCACATAGCTCTGCAAGTCTCAGCGGAGGCAAAAAACAAATGAACCCGAAGCATATAGACTACTGAGATCCAGCTTCTCTGAAAAGTTGCTTAGAATTCCTGCATTGCTAAGATACCAAAGTGATTTTTAGTTGTCTTTATTTTGCAGAGTTGGGATCCGGATTTGGCAAAGACCGCGAAGGCTTGGGCAAAGAAATGCCTGTTTAAACATAATACGTACCTCAAAGAACCAGGGCAGGCTCACCCCAAATTTACCCCCGTTGGAGAAAACCTCTGGACTGGCTCACTTTCTATTTTTACTGTGCAAAGAGCCATCACCTCTTGGTACGATGAGGTCAGCGCCTACAATTATGCCACCAATAACTGCCGAGGAACATGCGGCCACTATACACAGGTAGGCATTGCACTTCTCCGTCTACACCATGAAGCAGCGTTGCCGTTTTGACACAGAAACTCTAGATTCACTGAACTGTTTTCCAAGTGCTGTAGTCTGATTTTAGGTCTGTGTGCACAAGATGTCCCCatttgggggaggaaaagagccactgcattattattattttaataataatacagccagctgtattttctttccaggaagaaaacaGGACAGCCATCAAGCAGTCAGATTTAGCCAGACAGTGGCCAAAAACCAGGCAATGGCAATGGCTGCGGGCTGCAGCGCATGGCGGGACAAGGTCCCAGCTCTGGCAGGCAACCTCTGCATCCCAAGGGCTGGAGAAATACTGTCACCTAAAGAGATGTCTGCAGCTCTTCAAGCATCACGTCTGCATTTTTCCCAACCACGATTCCCGAAGTAAGAGGGCAAAGCGAGGGAGAGGAGTGCCACTGCCATGCAACCCTGCAATCGCTAACCTCAGCGATGGGAGAGCAGGATGGCTTGCAACAGGGGCTCTAGGCTTTAGATTTTTGATCTGAGGctatttaataatttctgtgGAGATACACATATGCATTTAGGACTTGAAGAGATGAGCTGAAGCTGGTGGGGCGTCTGACTGGCACGTGCAGGTACTTGCGTGCAGAGGAGATATTTGGATGCAGGAGCCAGGAGAGGTGACGGCGTGTTGCTTTTCGACCTTGCTCACAAGGACACGGCAGGAGTGAGCATCTGGAAGCTGCGGTAAAACTCACCTTACCTGGCACTAAGGCACAGTGGCGCTTACCGTGTTGTTTGTAGAGGAGCAGCCCAGGCAGTTGCAtgggagagaatgagaaaataagATTATTCTCACTTGGAATCAGCGGTGATAGTGGCTGTAGCTAGAAGCCGCCTGTCTGCCAGCTTTGGGAGGCATCCCTGGGGCTGCATCTTCGGGGAACCCCtcattcctctccctccttcccagctgcgGAGAAATTTCCCCCGGGTACGATTACTACCGTTACCACAACCACATCCCCAGCATATGCCTCGGGCGATGCCCGCCTGGGATGGGGAGGGTCCTGTGATCCGGTCCTTCACCATCCTCAGGGATGCAGCAGTCTGTGGCTGGCTTCGGAAGCAGCCTCTGCTCTGCCGCTGCACTGGGAACACCCTCAGGAGCTTGAGGGTTGTCCCCTCTTCCCGGAGCTGGCACCAAACAGGCACAAACAGAAAGGGCCAGGCTTCCCCTTCCGAGTTGGCGGAGGCACGAGCgtgtttttcttcatctcctgTGCCACCAGGATCTTTCCACGGCTCTCAGGTAGTCAGTCATTGCTGCCGTTGTATCGCCTTCAGGTACCGCCGTGCCCTCGTCTCCTCTCTGTTTCTGTCACGGGTTTATTTTTCCAGGACTGCAGCATTTGGCTGCACTGTAATCTTAGAGGTAGACATAGGGTGCTGGATTGAACCGAACAGCTTCTGGTAGACACAGGATCGCAGACGATGTAATGCCCTCGCCTCTAGATTGTTTTAGTCATGGCCATGATGCTAAAAGGCAGGACTGCAGCCTGGACACGCTCCTTTTCCCTGCCCCTCCCGTAACACCAGCGCCTTCCAGCCATTTGCCTATACATCCCTGCTGGATTTAGTACAGGGGCAATCAGCCCCTGTAGGAGCTGTAGGAAAGCTAACGGATTGCCATGAAGCAAAGGAGGTGAACTTCACCTTCTTCTCAAGAGAGGAAAACTACCTGTTACAGCCAgtcattttttctttcagagttgTTTTAAGGAACACCTGGTGAATTAGGCAAAACCACCAGGTGTTTTTCAGAACAAACTATGATTTCGATATCCATCACTGCCGCTTTCCCCCACGAAGCCTGCCCAAGGAGTGCTCCTCAGCCGACTCATTGTCGTGAAACAGAGGGCAGGTCTTCCCCGTAACGCTTCGGATGCTGAAGCAGAGCTTTTCTCACCGGTGTACCCGTCTGTCTTTGCAGATTGTTTGGGCTACAAGCTACAAGGTTGGCTGTGCTGTCCACTTCTGTCCCAGGGTGGCGTACTCCTCCATAACCAACGCAGCGCACTTCATCTGCAACTACGGGCCGGCGTAAGGTTTTTCGTTACAAATATGTCCCAGGGTTTGGGTCCTACCCCTTCCCTCCCGCAACATGCAGCTTTATTAGATCAGTCTGTCTATTAATGTGTTTTGTGGGAGGAAACGGTCCCCGAAATAGAGAAAGAGGTACACCTCTCTCcaaccagctttttttttgctagatGAGGGCTATGTATTGGAGCCAAAAGCAGTGGCACTGGTAGAAAGGGTAAAATGTAAGATGCTGACATGAAAATACTGAAGTGGTCATTTGAAAATTAAACCCTTGCTCCTGAGTGCCAAGATGGCCCCAGATGGTTGCCAAGGTGCAAGGCCAaagtctgaaaatatttccatgtgTGCCTGCAAAATTAAGCCTCTAGGTCAATGGTTTGGATAAATACTGAAGTGTGTAATGAGTGCAGCTGCAGTCTTAGCAGCTGAGGGCTGTTTGTGAGGCTGGGGCTGCTCAAGGCAAAATTTTATCCAGAGGTCCTTCATATGCATAGTCAGTAGGATATCCACCTAGGATGGATGTTTACCCTTCTCCAGCTAATCAATGCCACCAGTCTACATACAGCTTTAAAACCTTTATATGCACACCGTGTTGAGCCAAGGCCACGCCAGTGCCAAAAAATCTCACTTTGGCCATGATCTAAGCAAAGCGAAGCACTGAGCTGCTTTTGGTGCAGTATCAGATCTGAGCAGGCAATATCGAGCCAAGAGCCTGGACAGAGGTTGGCTAGTGCCACTCATGCTGCTGgtagagggagggagcagagcaagCTGCACATCACTTCTAAAATATTTGCCGGCAAACGGATGAAATCACTACCTATGAGAGATTCTCCAGCACCAGAGATTCCTCTTCAAGGCtgaatacacacatacatacacagtaACTGAATCTGCTTTTGCTCCCATAGTTGAAGCCAGCTTTGGGAGCCCACAGTCTCCACACGCACAAATTATCCAGCAGTGAGACTATTTTAATTCCCAGGTTTGCAATACCGCTGTCTCCAGGTTCCTAAACAGAGCACCCCATTACACTTAACCTCTTCTGCTTCGCTGCGTGTCTTGGGCACAGGGCATTCAGACAGGGACTGTCCAAAAACCGTCTCCCTATCAACACAAGTGAAGCAAACCCCAGGTTAAAAACTAATTAGCGGTAGGTATTAACGTTCTCCTCCCAAGGGCGGTTTGAGAGCAGTGTTACTTTCCTTCGCAGTGGGAATTACCCAGGGCGCCCGTACAAGACGGGAGCAGCGTGCAGTGACTGCAGCGGCGAGCGGTGTGCTGGCAAGCTGTGTCGTAAGTAGAAGACAACCAGCCCTCCTCCCCAAGCACATGTAGAAAGGGAAAGAGCACACAAAAGATACTGGCAGGAGGCAGGCACGGTGCTCTCCTGTTCCTAAATATAGTCTGAAACACTGCAGTCAGAAGCCAAGTGAGCAGTGACGCacaaagagaggggaagaaggcAGAAGGAGCCTGTTTTCTACCCTGGGGAGTGATGGGATGGGGTCTGCTCTTCAGGTGCTGGAGGGTATGGTACAGGAGATAGAGCAGCTGCAGTTTAAGGTGTTATTACCCCTGCCAGAAGTTACTGCTTGCCGAAATGGGAAGCACAGCAGGGGAGACACGTCCCCTCCCCGGGAATCCAGGTTACTATCTGGTGCATGAGCTGCGGCTTGAAATGGTGCAGGTCCGAGGAAGCCTTGCCGCTGCCACGCCGCTGTGGGAGGGGAGAACTGCCATGGCACTGCCAAGGCTGCTCGCTCCAGTGAACATCAGCCAGGCCATCTGCTTTCCCCTAAGCACCGGGAGAGAGCCACGCTGACACGCGAGAGCCCTTCACGGGGACGCAGTGCTCAGCCCGAGCCCCTGGCAGCCCACCTGATTCTCCTGCACTTGGCTTTGCAACGGCTGCGTGGAGTCAGGAGGGAGGAGACCTTCTGCAATTGCCGTAAGAAGGACAAGGCACCGTGCTGTGGGCATCAGCCCAGGGGGAGCTGAGCCTCCAGTCGGACTTTTCCCCAGCACTTGACCTCGGGTGAACTAACGGAGCGGGAAGGTGGCATTAAAACTCCAGCACCGCAGGAACGAGAGGGAGTCCCTGATGCACAGGACTGTTTAACGTTAGGTACAGGCCCAGGATCTTAAATGCAAGGCACTGGGCAAAAGCCAAAGTGATCTTGGAAAGCACACCTAGGGGAGTGAGTCCTCTCTAGGCCAGCCACTGGTGGGAGAAGTCAACATGGTGTGATCAAGCGCTCCTCAGCAAAGGCCCTAGAGTTGCTGCAGGGCTCTCCCAAAGTCAGCGGGTCTTTGTTTCTTCCTGGAAAGAAACACAGCTCCCATAGCTGTATTTGTGAGCCCATCGTGAAGGCTCACACTTCATTCCCTTTTGCTTAGACTCAAATTGTTTATAAAGTGCAAGTCTGCTTATGttcacttcttttctctctccagaaAATGCAGAGCGTGACAAAGTCATTAGTAAGTACCACCAGAATTAACTGCTTCCAGTTGTTGCCCTTGGTGCAGTTATACTTAAAAACAAGTAACTTGTTTTGTTCACAGGTGATTCCAGGTGGCGTCCAGACTGGGACAGACCTGCATGTGATGAGTACTGCATCACCATTATTGCTTTAAGGCCATTACTCCTTATACTGACAATTTTGGCCACCTGGCTCCTACCAAAATACCGGTCCGTAGCACCTGCCAGTGAGTGACACAAACGCAGAAGACCACGAGAGCACTTAGGTCAACTCATCCCTTCCCTACACAGAAGTTACTGGCAGCACAAAGATCGGTAGAGACATTGTTCGGATCCACAGGTGATTTAGAAGTACAGAAATACTTCTTTGTTGCAGACAGCAGCTAGGAGAGCTGATAAGCAGCTTTCTCATTGCTCTGAACCAATAACTGCCTTTAAATTACCCATGTATTTTTTCAAAGTGGAGCAGTGTGAGTGGGATCTGGTGGGTTAGGGAGCACACTGCCCAGGCAGCACACtgaggtgcaggcagctgcctgctacGCTTTCTTAGGAAGGGCTGGAGGGTGCCCAGGCCAGGAgcctggccccagccccggcccagcACGCACCTCTCTCGTTCTTATTGTGCTCTTTCCTCGGACACTCCTCCAGCAAGATGCAGAGTTGCCTGGAGAGgtttttcatttaaactttttttttttttttaagaatttttggACCCCTGTGAGCTCTGGCATTTACATCCTGGGGCAGGCAGTGCATTTCCCAGTCTGGCAGTGTACTGGGGCCACTGGTACTTCTCTTTGCTTAGAATTTGGTTTTAAACACACGTCATCTCTGCCAAGACATAGTTTCACCTGTGTTTACACATGATAATGTATCACTGCAatctttcctggttttgtttttgttttctgagcaCAGAGTTTTTGACTGCTGTTTCAAACAATAAATCATTATGTCCCGTTTCCCATATATGGCAATCATGTATTTGCAACATGAGGTAAACCTTAACTGCTGGTGCACAAAAAAGCCCCACATTCAGCTCCAACCTGCACAATGGTGCTGTGCCCATAGTTATGCCTTCAGTTCAACAGCTGCCAAGGGATGAGTCTTCCGGAACCTGCACATTTggagcaggcagaaagcagcaaGGACAGCTGCTGTGTTCAGCTGGGCACGTCCTCTACTGACCGCAGTCGCGCAGCTCAAGCGGAGGCTGGAAGGAGCAGAGGTGCACAAACTCACAGCAATCCGTATCTATACGGAGACGGGTTTAGATGCCTCTGCACCATGCCCCTCTGCAGGGCACAGACACACACTGCTGTAAAGGAAGCCGGGAAGTTCTCCTCGCTAGTTCGTTTCTGGGGTACTGCCCCTGCGGTACCTGTCAGTGTTTCTGCATACCCACTCCTGACCCCACTACTGGAGTGGATCTTAACTGAAAACACTGGAATTGGGACCCAAAGTTTCTCTGGTTATTCTTCCAGGTAGTTAACTGCTAGCACTAGAATCATCTCAGCATAACAGCATTCCCTGAACAAATCATTTTTCAGAATGCAAATATGGCTGGGGACAAAATTACAAACTTTGTTTGCCCTTGATACATCTTTGCCCTTGATATATCTTTATATTCAGTTTGTTGGCTACCAGAGCCTCCGTAGCCAAGACATCAGAGTTGCAGACAGGAGATGAGCGGTTTCTTTTCCGCACTCCAGTGACCAGGGTGCCAGTACTCACACTGGCCTACTTGCGAGAGAGCCAAGCTCAGTTCTGCCTTCTAAACTGGGCAGATTAGGGcgtttacaaaaaaaatttaaaaaatccccatTGCAAAAGGCAGGCCATGGGTCCATCTGTAAAAACAGCAGCTATTCCCCTCCCCACTTGCTTTTTTGCCACTCTTTTGTGCAAGACCCAAGCCTCAAGCTCTACGTACTGCGAAGTCCCATCTGAAAATGGGTCGGCAAGCGGCACTTGGGCAGCAGGACTCACTCTGTGTACGCTCTCTTGCACAGGGCTCCCACCCCAGCACGGAGCCTGGCACGGTGTCTGCCCCACTGAAGCCATGGGCAGTTAGATTCCACTACTGCAAACAGaaatgcaggagagggaggaGCATACGCTGCTGTGTCCAGGGAGCAAAAATGAGCTCAGAAGGAATTCTCCCCTGCTTAGTTTAATCTATGCTTGGTCTCCAGGAAAGTAAACAGAATGAACACAGAGCCCTTAAAGTTCAAAACATTCACAGCACTATCATTTAACTATATACTTCAGCAGCTCTAAGAAAATACCATAGaaaaagcatcattaaaaaaCTGTAAATCACTGGggcttagggggaaaaaaaccccccgaACTTTACAACATGGtatttttcaaacaagaaagCCTGAAAGTCAGGAAGTCAAAGCTAAAAAAGTACTGCATCTCATTTTAAGAACATCcagaaatcaagatatttaaCTCCAGATGATCAAACCACTTTGAATTGTCCACATTTACCTTATGGCATATGCCCATTAATTCTGTATGATAAATGCAAAACACTGATATATAAATACAGCCTTCAAGTACTTTTTTGGAAGTCTGTAAACTCTAAAATCAGTTTAAGGAGATAATTTGCAATAGTTCAAGTTGTtctgaaaatagcaaaaaaactTTTTCACCCTTCCAAATAcactttattttccattctttacTTTTTATACAAGTGTTAGATCTG
This region of Accipiter gentilis chromosome 34, bAccGen1.1, whole genome shotgun sequence genomic DNA includes:
- the LOC126034403 gene encoding glioma pathogenesis-related protein 1-like isoform X1, which codes for MTSRFAACVLAFLHFCRSSDSYEPPTLPDAGDPKFIEECVQTHNRFRSGVNPPASNMLYMSWDPDLAKTAKAWAKKCLFKHNTYLKEPGQAHPKFTPVGENLWTGSLSIFTVQRAITSWYDEVSAYNYATNNCRGTCGHYTQIVWATSYKVGCAVHFCPRVAYSSITNAAHFICNYGPAGNYPGRPYKTGAACSDCSGERCAGKLCQNAERDKVISDSRWRPDWDRPACDEYCITIIALRPLLLILTILATWLLPKYRSVAPASE
- the LOC126034403 gene encoding glioma pathogenesis-related protein 1-like isoform X2 yields the protein MPRAMPAWDGEGPVIRSFTILRDAAVCGWLRKQPLLCRCTGNTLRSLRVVPSSRSWHQTGTNRKGQASPSELAEARACFSSSPVPPGSFHGSQIVWATSYKVGCAVHFCPRVAYSSITNAAHFICNYGPAGNYPGRPYKTGAACSDCSGERCAGKLCQNAERDKVISDSRWRPDWDRPACDEYCITIIALRPLLLILTILATWLLPKYRSVAPASE